From Nematostella vectensis chromosome 14, jaNemVect1.1, whole genome shotgun sequence, a single genomic window includes:
- the LOC5503459 gene encoding DNA helicase B-like, protein MPLVWGYFVPPGESEEAEENLESDYESEDSDDDDYENHDSSELSALANGLCQSYSASTPRSAIINVQLINKRTGRMESKTKIKGRFDKAFLSPAWLMNIKVKSTQGRLLHAEGTPKYRARTDRGVDRSVVLLFLKSCDVHEQHCEDFVKFVELRGLEFSLEKLVPTVEVYKECGNADIAYQIITSLKYRAQGKALQTPIITRYIHQLLPKRAAKLLDSLPLKTLQKLDKSILHEPWIFGYRKILYNRYKILGCEAKLSSLLDSKILRTADPAMVDALFIYYAISKETYSKGHTYVLSNKLKCTRNYRRIWAPSNRDILHWDAAMDFLIQEKILGKEVIEGVGEIVYLTKLRFYEKTIARCITELMAKDPWILTTKLSHKDFRDDADQLRAAHLIANMPVVVLSGKGGCGKTYVVSKVLSEANSHISPNSNQEDRPAMNLTPPSSTIDTPQSSTIHTPQSSTIHTPQSSTNPTPQSSTSPTPQSSTIHTPQSSTSPTPQRSAAQNNGGAGESAGESVEGSRGNADNKTKPELSIGPVLLTAPTGRAASILGERTGLPSFTMHHVIYSYFRFKSSGTPPWKFASVKMLVCDECSLVSVRIFSDLIRTLMEGAHLQQLVLLGDVNQLPSIEPGNFLSDVFESLSPYGLSVTLRINHRSESEAIVQNAQRISERQEPIFCEKFASVPFRGDANQDVSVSQAVRGLLSRNVFKQNNSQFIAFRRRDCESINELCCQHYNKHPTRDHKGKLDFQVGDKICIGKNTDCFDVTDPKMPLSVRLSNGDIFIIKEDVTAEDKAKRKNRCLLLDDGVRMITVNFKELVKAKMKHAWARTIHTYQGSETNTIAYVVGGSRYETWQHVYTAVTRGRSCVYVIHDPNALSNAVRSEPIKRQTRLAEFLKTMIAQNRERLRALGAGGISVVTPAASPMYSAGDEFDNSEDDEILWQASQQIENATESGSFKVNCSSSGSEFTNGALSFNGLLFETNGMVNASVAPGASKNDFPRKVESDDCSDDLSDIFGDDSLDDTDLVKNLDEIEEQLPQAHPSNSNPVDTSQGSNAPKEGSPGDAMEVGFVISRRNLRQRASEIYPPRSISSADKRHEKLNSACDGNPVSSSLSSGQTSGLYSSLPGTLREFSDVNASTYGNSTSSTPGRGYRRNLASTSVSLFSSPGKRFSSSASSTYGKRLVAFASSPERGSSVLNSPPLSMSFLGQFLTPVKNNSPCTTPHRSSASFSPNRVSTPKRGSPTSRNTPSRGLRTPVTTAMFSGRCSACASPIRAGHDKISKRTNGQGVWVHLECVDK, encoded by the exons ATGCCGTTAGTTTGGGGATACTTCGTTCCTCCCGGGGAATCGGAAGAAGCCGAAGAAAATTTAGAGTCTGATTACGAGTCAGaggacagtgatgatgatgactacgAAAACCACGACTCAAGCGAGCTATCTGCACTCGCAAACGGATTATGTCAGTCTTATTCGGCTTCAACGCCGAGATCAGCAATTATCAATGTCCAGTTGATTAATAAGCGTACTGGAAGAATGGAAAGTAAGACGAAAATCAAGGGGAGGTTTGATAAAGCATTTCTCAGCCCGGCATGGTTGATGAATATAAAAGTTAAATCAACTCAAGGTCGACTGTTGCACGCCGAGGGGACCCCGAAGTACCGAGCTCGTACCGACAGAGGTGTAGACAGAAGTGTTGTTCTGCTTTTTCTTAAAAGTTGCGATGTTCATGAGCAACATTGTGAAGACTTTGTGAAGTTTGTGGAGTTGCGTGGACTGGAATTCTCACTTGAAAAGCTTGTACCTACTGTGGAGGTTTATAAGGAGTGTGGAAATGCAGATATTGCCTACCAGATTATCACTTCTCTAAAATACAGGG CCCAAGGCAAGGCTCTTCAGACACCAATTATCACCAGATATATACACCAGCTGCTACCAAAACGAGCTGCCAAACTTCTAGATTCCCTCCCTCTCAAAACCCTTCAAAAACTTGACAAGTCTATCCTGCATGAACCCTGGATTTTTGGCTACAGGAAAATCCTGTACAACAGGTACAAGATCCTTGGCTGCGAGGCCAAGCTTTCATCTCTCCTGGACAGTAAGATCCTAAGGACTGCTGATCCTGCTATGGTCGATGCATTGTTCATTTACTATGCCATTTCAAAGGAAACCTATAGCAAAGGTCACACTTATGTGTTGTCGAACAAGCTTAAGTGTACAAGGAATTATAGGCGGATATGGGCTCCAAGTAATCGTGATATCCTACACTGGGATGCAGCTATGGATTTTCTGATTCAAGAGAAGATCCTTGGCAAGGAGGTTATTGAAGGTGTTGGAGAAATTGTCTATTTGACAAAGCTGAGGTTCTACGAGAAGACAATAGCAAGGTGCATTACTGAGCTCATGGCAAAAGACCCATGGATTCTAACCACCAAACTATCTCACAAG GATTTCCGTGACGATGCAGATCAGCTCCGAGCTGCACACCTCATTGCCAACATGCCAGTGGTGGTGTTATCAGGCAAGGGAGGCTGCGGAAAAACATACGTAGTCAGCAAAGTCCTCTCAGAGGCAAATAGTCACATTAGTCCAAACAGCAACCAAGAGGACAGGCCAGCCATGAACCTAACCCCTCCAAGTAGCACCATCGACACCCCTCAGAGTAGCACCATCCACACCCCTCAGAGTAGCACCATCCACACCCCTCAGAGTAGCACCAACCCTACCCCTCAGAGTAGCACCAGCCCTACCCCTCAGAGTAGCACCATCCACACCCCTCAGAGTAGCACCAGCCCTACCCCTCAAAGGAGTGCAGCACAGAATAATGGAGGGGCTGGAGAAAGTGCTGGAGAAAGTGTCGAGGGAAGTAGGGGGAATGCAGATAATAAAACGAAGCCTGAGCTAAGTATAGGGCCTGTTTTACTAACAGCCCCAACTGGACGGGCCGCTTCCATATTAGGGGAACGCACAGGACTCCCATCGTTCACCATGCATCACGTGATCTATAGCTACTTCAGGTTCAAATCTTCTGGGACGCCACCTTGGAAGTTTGCCTCCGTGAAGATGCTTGTTTGTGATGAGTGTAGTTTGGTCTCAGTGCGAATATTCTCAGACTTGATTCGTACTCTCATGGAGGGAGCACATCTGCAACAGCTTGTCCTTTTAGGCGATGTCAACCAGTTGCCTTCTATTGAACCGGGAAACTTTCTCAGTGATGTCTTCGAGTCGTTGAGCCCTTACGGCTTGAGCGTGACTTTGAGAATAAACCACAGATCCGAGTCAGAGGCAATCGTCCAAAATGCGCAAAGGATTTCCGAGAGACAGGAGCCGATTTTCTGCGAAAAATTCGCTTCAGTTCCTTTCCGAGGAGACGCGAACCAAGATGTTTCCGTCTCACAAGCTGTAAGGGGTCTCCTCTCGCGAAATGTCTTCAAACAGAACAACTCACAGTTCATTGCGTTTCGCCGTCGCGATTGTGAGTCCATTAATGAACTATGCTGTCAACATTATAACAAGCACCCGACGAGAGATCACAAAGGAAAGCTAGACTTCCAAGTAGGGGATAAGATTTGTATTGGGAAAAACACGGACTGTTTTGATGTTACAGATCCGAAAATGCCGCTGTCAGTGCGCTTGAGTAACGGGGATATATTTATCATCAAGGAAGACGTTACTGCGGAGGACAAAGCGAAGAGGAAGAACAGGTGCTTGCTGTTGGATGATGGAGTGCGCATGATCACTGTGAATTTCAAGGAGCTGGTCAAGGCGAAGATGAAGCATGCATGGGcgcgaaccattcacacttacCAG GGTTCAGAGACAAACACAATAGCCTACGTGGTGGGAGGCTCTCGTTACGAGACATGGCAGCATGTCTACACAGCGGTCACTCGCGGAAGATCATGCGTGTACGTCATTCACGACCCTAATGCTCTCTCAAACGCCGTCCGAAGTGAGCCAATCAAGAGGCAGACGAGGCTTGCGGAGTTTCTTAAGACGATGATTGCTCAGAACAGGGAGCGACTTAGGGCCCTGGGCGCTGGTGGGATTTCTGTGGTAACCCCAGCGGCGTCTCCAATGTATTCGGCTGGGGACGAATTTGACAATAGTGAAGATGACGAGATTCTGTGGCAGGCCTCCCAGCAAATAGAAAATGCTACCGAAAGTGGGAGTTTCAAAGTGAACTGTTCCTCTTCCGGAAGTGAGTTTACAAATGGTGCCCTCAGCTTTAATGGACTATTATTTGAAACAAATGGAATGGTTAACGCCAGTGTCGCGCCAGGAGCTTCTAAGAATGACTTTCCGAGAAAGGTCGAATCCGATGATTGTTCAGATGACTTGAGTGATATTTTCGGGGATGACAGTCTGGATGATACGGATCTGGTAAAGAATCTAGACGAGATAGAAGAACAACTACCCCAAGCACATCCGAGCAATTCAAACCCCGTGGATACCTCCCAAGGTAGCAATGCCCCCAAGGAGGGATCCCCTGGGGATGCCATGGAAGTTGGTTTCGTGATTAGTCGGCGAAATCTAAGGCAGAGAGCGTCTGAAATTTACCCGCCTCGTTCGATATCGTCTGCCGACAAGCGACACGAAAAGCTCAATTCTGCGTGCGATGGTAACCCAGTTTCGAGCTCCTTGTCCTCCGGGCAGACCAGCGGTCTCTACTCATCACTACCAGGGACTCTTCGCGAATTTAGCGATGTTAATGCTTCTACATACGGGAATTCGACGTCCTCGACGCCTGGTCGAGGCTACCGACGTAACCTAGCCTCTACATCGGTATCGCTATTTTCTTCGCCTGGCAAGAGATTTAGCAGCTCAGCATCATCAACATACGGGAAGAGGCTCGTCGCTTTTGCCTCTTCACCAGAACGAGGTTCaagtgttttgaatagtccccCTTTGTCCATGTCCTTCTTGGGACAGTTCTTAACACCAGTAAAGAACAATTCTCCCTGCACAACGCCACATCGAAGCTCAGCGAGTTTCAGCCCGAACCGAGTCTCCACACCGAAACGAGGTTCTCCGACATCCCGTAATACTCCTAGTAGAGGACTTAGAACTCCGGTCACGACTGCTATGTTCAGCGGTCGCTGCAGCGCATGTGCCTCACCTATTCGTGCTGGACATGACAAGATCTCCAAACGCACCAACGGTCAAGGGGTCTGGGTCCACTTGGAGTGTGTCGACAAGTGA